From a single Adhaeribacter swui genomic region:
- a CDS encoding inositol-3-phosphate synthase, whose product MHNTIEKATGKLGILTPGLGAVATTLIAGVEAVKKNLAQPVGSLTQMGNIRLGKKSENRNPKIKDFVPLADLHDIVFGGWDVYSDNVFEAALNAKVLEPMLLHAVRAELEAIKPMKAVFDQAYIANLHGDNVKQAATKADLAKAVMDDIENFKEANDCSRVVLVWCGSTEIYLEPSAVHQTLASFEEGLRNNDPAIAPSMIYAYAALKLGVPFMNGAPNLTCDIPALIELAKQTDTPIGGKDFKTGQTLMKTILAPGLQARALGVKGWFSSNILGNRDGYVLDHPDNFKTKEVSKLSVLEDILQPETNPELYGEIYHKVRINYYPPAGDNKESWDNIDIFGWLGYSMQIKINFLCRDSILAAPLVLDLALFSDLAKRAGMSGIQEWLSFYFKSPQTESGLHPEHDIFKQLIGLQNTLRQLMGEEIITHQGQDFDQDLVEASL is encoded by the coding sequence GGCGCAGCCGGTTGGCTCTTTAACCCAGATGGGAAATATCCGGTTAGGAAAAAAATCAGAAAACCGGAACCCCAAAATTAAAGATTTTGTACCGCTCGCTGACCTGCATGACATTGTTTTTGGTGGTTGGGATGTGTATAGCGATAATGTGTTTGAAGCCGCCCTGAACGCTAAAGTACTGGAGCCTATGTTGCTGCACGCCGTTCGCGCCGAACTGGAAGCCATTAAGCCCATGAAAGCCGTTTTTGACCAAGCATATATTGCCAACCTGCACGGCGATAACGTAAAACAAGCGGCTACCAAAGCCGATCTGGCCAAGGCCGTAATGGACGACATCGAAAATTTTAAAGAAGCCAACGATTGCTCCCGCGTGGTACTCGTGTGGTGTGGTTCCACCGAAATTTATTTGGAACCTTCGGCGGTACACCAAACCCTGGCCAGTTTTGAAGAAGGCTTGCGCAACAACGATCCGGCCATTGCCCCTTCTATGATTTATGCTTACGCGGCTTTAAAACTGGGCGTACCTTTTATGAATGGCGCTCCTAATTTAACCTGCGATATTCCGGCTTTAATCGAACTAGCCAAACAAACCGATACCCCCATCGGCGGTAAAGATTTTAAAACCGGCCAAACTTTAATGAAAACTATCCTGGCTCCCGGTTTGCAGGCGCGGGCTTTAGGCGTAAAAGGCTGGTTTTCATCGAATATTCTGGGTAACCGCGATGGCTACGTGCTCGATCATCCGGACAATTTTAAAACCAAAGAAGTTTCGAAATTAAGCGTACTCGAAGATATTCTGCAACCCGAAACCAACCCGGAACTGTACGGCGAAATTTATCACAAAGTAAGAATCAACTATTACCCCCCGGCCGGCGACAACAAAGAAAGCTGGGACAACATTGATATTTTTGGCTGGCTGGGTTACTCCATGCAAATAAAAATTAACTTTTTGTGCCGCGATTCTATTCTGGCTGCTCCGTTGGTGCTGGATTTAGCGTTGTTCAGCGATTTAGCTAAACGCGCTGGCATGTCGGGCATTCAGGAGTGGTTGTCTTTTTACTTTAAGTCGCCGCAAACTGAATCTGGCTTGCACCCGGAACACGATATTTTCAAGCAATTAATAGGACTGCAAAACACTTTACGCCAACTCATGGGCGAAGAAATTATTACGCACCAAGGCCAGGATTTCGATCAGGATTTAGTAGAAGCTTCGTTGTAA
- a CDS encoding nitrilase family protein produces MEKLKVATAQFENKSGDKAYNLSIIEELSRQAAEQDAQVISFHECSITGYTHARELTREQMLDLAEFIPDGPSIQKLTEIATKYQIAVLAGLFEKDQDDKIYKAYVCVDATGLVAKYRKLHPFINPHITPGDSYCVFDLLGWKCGILICYDNNVIENVRATKLLGANIIFMPHVTMCTPSTRPGAGFVDPKLWENRENDPTSLRLEFDGMKGRGWLMKWLPARAYDNAIYAVFSNPIGMDADQLKNGCSMIIDPFGDVIAECRQLGNEIQIATLTPEKLQQAGGTRYIKARRPDLYRDIIGQEHNPEQKVVWLQADSK; encoded by the coding sequence ATGGAAAAATTAAAAGTAGCCACGGCGCAGTTCGAGAATAAAAGCGGCGATAAAGCGTATAATTTAAGTATAATAGAAGAATTAAGCCGGCAAGCGGCAGAGCAAGACGCCCAGGTAATCTCTTTTCATGAGTGCTCCATTACCGGTTATACCCACGCCCGGGAATTAACCCGGGAGCAAATGCTCGACTTAGCTGAGTTTATTCCGGATGGTCCGAGTATTCAAAAATTAACCGAAATAGCTACCAAATACCAAATAGCTGTACTGGCGGGTTTGTTCGAGAAGGACCAGGACGATAAAATTTACAAAGCTTATGTTTGCGTAGATGCTACAGGCTTGGTGGCGAAATACCGCAAGTTGCACCCGTTTATCAATCCGCACATTACGCCGGGTGATAGCTACTGCGTGTTCGATTTGCTGGGCTGGAAATGCGGCATTTTAATTTGCTACGACAATAACGTAATCGAAAACGTACGGGCAACCAAACTGCTAGGTGCCAATATTATTTTTATGCCGCACGTAACCATGTGTACGCCGTCTACGCGGCCCGGCGCTGGCTTCGTGGACCCGAAACTTTGGGAAAACCGCGAAAATGACCCTACTTCGCTGCGGCTGGAGTTTGATGGCATGAAAGGCCGGGGTTGGCTCATGAAGTGGTTACCCGCCCGCGCCTACGATAACGCTATTTATGCCGTTTTCTCAAACCCCATTGGCATGGATGCCGACCAGCTTAAAAATGGCTGCTCCATGATTATCGATCCGTTTGGCGATGTAATTGCGGAATGCCGCCAACTGGGTAACGAAATACAAATAGCAACGCTCACGCCCGAGAAACTGCAACAAGCCGGTGGCACCCGGTACATCAAAGCCCGTCGTCCGGATTTGTACCGCGACATTATCGGCCAGGAACATAACCCGGAACAAAAAGTAGTTTGGCTGCAAGCCGATAGTAAATAA